In the genome of Balneolaceae bacterium, the window GTACCAGGTATCGGGAGCAAAACTTGTGGCGCTTAAATAGATCCACCATACCAGAAGTGTTATCACTTCAACCGGTATTACATATTTGATGATAATTGACCACCAGTATCCAAGTTTAATCCGGCTCTCATCTGTATTAACCAAAGTATCTCTGAATTTATCAGCTCCAAATCGAATTACAGCAAATGAGATGAATCCGCCGGATACCATCAGCCCAATCCCCCACACAAAATCCTGGTTGGCGAGAAAATCAACAGAAATAGCAGATGGCATTCCAAATAAAAATCCCACAATACAAACACCAATAGTTGCATTTTTGCGTGCAACTCCCATATCAACAAATACCTTTGTAGCCAATTCTATCATAGAGATGAGTGAACTGAAAGCTGCAAAGGTAAGCCCGAGGAAAAAGAGAATTGCAAAAATTCGACCCCCCGTCATCTCATTAAAAAGTTGTGGCATCCACATAAATGTAAGCCCCGTTGATGCCGGACCGGATGTGCGCATCACCTCTAAAATCTCTCCGTCAGTCATGGATGAGCCCAAAGTTCCAAAAACAGTTGAAAAGATAATGACAGCCGCCATCAATGAAACCAGGTTATTTCCAATACCGGTTTGAAAAGCGCTGATTGTGATGTCATCGCTGGAGCGCATATAAGCCCCATATGTTAAGATTAATCCCCATGCAGCTCCCGTATCCCAGGCATTTTGAGTGAGCGCTTCGAGCCATAATCCGGGCTCTTTCAAAGTAGACCAATCTGGTGTGAAAAGATAAGCGACTCCTGCACCACTACCGGTAAGTGAGAGTGCCTTTATCAACGAAATTACAAGAACTAAAAGTAGCGAGGGGATCAAAATCAGGTTAATCCGTTCGATACTTTTAACTCCTTTTAGTATCACAAGTGCCCCGAGAAAGATCATTAACGCATGAAAAATAGAGGGTAACGTAGAACTTTGGAAACCGGCCCATACCATCTCGGCATGATCCAAACTTTCGGGAAGTACAGAAAAAACGGACTCAATCAGATAATATGCA includes:
- a CDS encoding sodium-dependent transporter, which gives rise to MDSHLKGSKRPKERFSTKWGLILSVLGIAVGTGNIWRFPRIAAQNGGETGAGAFLIAWVTFLFIWSIPLIIAEYGIGRNGRKGVVGSYIKMVGKNSAWMGSFIGFVATAIMFYYSVVAGWCAYYLIESVFSVLPESLDHAEMVWAGFQSSTLPSIFHALMIFLGALVILKGVKSIERINLILIPSLLLVLVISLIKALSLTGSGAGVAYLFTPDWSTLKEPGLWLEALTQNAWDTGAAWGLILTYGAYMRSSDDITISAFQTGIGNNLVSLMAAVIIFSTVFGTLGSSMTDGEILEVMRTSGPASTGLTFMWMPQLFNEMTGGRIFAILFFLGLTFAAFSSLISMIELATKVFVDMGVARKNATIGVCIVGFLFGMPSAISVDFLANQDFVWGIGLMVSGGFISFAVIRFGADKFRDTLVNTDESRIKLGYWWSIIIKYVIPVEVITLLVWWIYLSATSFAPDTWYNPLSSFSVATVFLQWGVMMILFKIYNRKIADKTILN